The stretch of DNA AGGCCCACAGCAGCCTCTCCGCTGACCTTGATGCCCGCGAACGCATCCAACGCCCAGACGATAACGGAGACTGCCCCGCCCACCGCGGCGCCAACAGCGACCTTGCGCTGCACCGGGGTTCGCTTCTGCTCGACAACTGCGTTCATCAGTAGCTCCAAATCGTTGGTCTTGGCTGCCCAGGCGCATTAGGCAGTTTGTCCAGGTGCAAGAACCGGCCGCCGCCCTTCTGATTGACGCCGATACCGGTGAAGCCCATCGACAGGGCGATCTGCAGCAACTCGACGGCGGCGCCACGGTCTACCGCGAAGTCCACGGCGAATCCCGTGGTGTGAGGCCCGTCGCTCCCCGTGCTAGAGACGCGCGAGTTGTGCGCCGGGCAGCGGTATCCAGAGCTCACCACCAGCGGCTTGCCGAAGCGGTGCCTGAGTTCATCCACGTCCATCAGAAACACCGGGTCCATGCGGTTCTCACCACAATGGCGGCACGCGAATTCGGCGTGCTTGAAGTGTCTCATCCGACCAGCCAGCGCCAGGCTGCTGCAACGG from Candidatus Limnocylindrales bacterium encodes:
- a CDS encoding D-Ala-D-Ala carboxypeptidase family metallohydrolase, with the translated sequence MRHFKHAEFACRHCGENRMDPVFLMDVDELRHRFGKPLVVSSGYRCPAHNSRVSSTGSDGPHTTGFAVDFAVDRGAAVELLQIALSMGFTGIGVNQKGGGRFLHLDKLPNAPGQPRPTIWSY